Below is a window of Electrophorus electricus isolate fEleEle1 chromosome 1, fEleEle1.pri, whole genome shotgun sequence DNA.
TGCTTTAAAGAAGTACAAAATGTACTCAATATCTTTTCCCTGGTACTAGTATATAAATTCTGTATGGCTATCAGACACTACTCCACACTTGCAACAGAGCTTTGTAGTGGCATCTGTTcctactgttctctctctgctctatTCCCAAGGGACATGGTAATTGGGTTAGTAAACTACAAGGTGGTATAAAACAGAATTAGATCACAATCTGGCTATTTTTCAGCAAAAATGCAATGTAGTCTTGCCTTCTGTCAATACcaatatatgcacatataaatccaaagaagattctaggtgagtaactgcagtgtactgtagtaagagatctagagatattcaaaatttcagagaggtccttcatcagctgtgcaagcaaagtgcttcacatacacatacatacatacacacactgagttCACATGCATGGTGGGTATATGAAATTGTCATGTTCTGAAAGGCTAGGTGTGAAATGTTGGCCATCCTATTAGACCAAAACAGATAGTTAGGCAGCCTATCAGACCACAACAGAAGACCCACAGATGGCAATAGGatggcattatttattttataacttTTGTCAGTTAACTGGAACTAGCCATCTTTAGGGTATAAAAAGGACATAAATTGGGAAATAAATTTAAATGGACTTCAGTTGTGAATTCAACGCCAACAAGCTggaagccaaaaaaaaaccaacaaccaaAACAGCAGCTGTACTAAATTCCTATCTGGGCTAAATTAGCTCAGGGCCTAAAGAGGGTTGATCTCATTACGGGTTGATCAGTTTAGTTGGTTTGGCCTGGTCAATAGGCAGGCCACAAAACAAGTGCTTAATCCAGCCCTGTACAATGACATAAAAGGAATGCAATCCCATGAAGTTTAAGAACATGTCCTATTAGTTAACCTCTGACTTAAGTTCACATGTTATTTGGATACTGCATGATCTAGGGGGAGAAGGACTGGGTGAAAAGGGACAAGATTAATCCACTGAATGACCAAAAGAGCAGGGAAGGGCAGAAATGCAGGAAGATTAATTACAGAACCTTCAGGATCCATTTGGTTTAATTCACATTTAGCAGCTTTATTACATATCTACACTGTTGAAAATCATGTCAAACACGTTCTGCATCTCCTGTACTGCTTATTGTACCCATTCCAACACTACACAAAAAATCTTTACCAAATCCTTTCAAACAACAACTCAAGACAAACACTGTAAGGCATTTACTGTTCTTTTACTCTCTGCTCCTTTTTGGCACGAGAGGCCATCACACTGAAGAAGGCGGCAGGCCATAGCGTACGAAGGTAGACAGCGAGAGCAGGTAGTGGCCCGGCCAGTAGCACATCTTTCTGTCGATAACAGACAGCCTTCAAAACGGCCTGAGCCACTTTTTCTGGGTCCCACCCCATTGCCGTGGTCCTGTCCATCACTGAGAAACAAAGGATAACAGTAAAATAAGCATCAGAATTTAAATAAAGggtttttaaaatgcttcagtACAAATATCTCTCAGAACCAATAATCTTATTATCTCACCGCCATATTTAGATCCATCCCCAGTAATGGCATTGACTGACAAGTTGGTTCTAATGTATCCAGGGCTAATGACTGAGACCTGTAAGCCAAAGCTTTCCACCTCTGCCCGCAAGCAATCAAAATAGGCCTGCATTGCATGCTTGGATGCTGCATCTGAACACAGAGCAAATTCCCATGGATGCATTATTTACAGTCTCTGTGTTAGTAAATGAACAGTTAAAACTTCAGTATTAACTGTGTTCCTGGTGGATATGTGGAATTGACCGTCAACCATCaaactactctctctctctctctctctctctctctctctctctctctctctctctctctctctctctctctctctctctctctctctctctctctctctctctctctctatatatatatatatatatatatatatatatatatatatatatataaataaaaaaacacacacacacacacacacacacacacagaatgatgTGCCAAAAGTCATGGGACAAGAACTACTATCATGTAGGACCACTTATAGCCCAGTCAACTGCAGCTTGGCATGGCATTGACATTCCACCACAGGTGGAAGACATCCGAAGGTATGTTGAACCATGCCATCTGGATAGCCATTCACAGCTCTGTGGTATTTGTAGGTGTAAATGGATCAATTCTGGACAACTTGGGTCCGAAAGCAcggtgcattatcctgctgaaataTCCCATCATTATAGGGGTACATGAAGTCCATGAAGGCTTGCAAATGATCACCAAGTAGTGAAACATACCAGGCACCAGTAAATGATGTGTTCAGGCGTACAAGTTGACCCAACCCATGCCATGGGAACACGCACCACACCAGTGTGGAACCACCACCAGCCTGCATACCGACGACTGGGGTTGGTAGCTTCATGGGGTCTGCGTCAGACGAACCCTACCATCAGCTCAAAACAATTTGTACCGTGACTCATCAGACCATGCCACACATTGCCATTCTCTAGCAACCTCATGagctcaggtgtgtgatgtcatggtgTTAACAGAGACAGTCTGGTGGATCTTCTGCTCCCATATCCCATGGAAATTAAATAAAGCTCCACTGACCTGCAGGATATTTGTGTAGGGTCGCCTGCATTAGAAGTGTATGTGATTTCTGCTAGATTTGCTCGTCTGTTCACACGTACAATTCCAGCCAGATGCCACCGGTCACGATCATTAAGCAACCGTGGGCAGCCACTGTGGGTGgcatttcagaaataaaatatatcatCCATCTGGCACCCATGATCATGCCTTGTTCGAGTTCTGATAATTCACGTCGCCTTGATATGAGCATGCTAGCCTGTGTtcaacctctctcacacacctcacttACACTTACACGTATGGGTGTTCCCACGCCATATCCTGAGGTAAAGACACTTCATATTCAATTTACATACTGCTATCCCATGACTTCTGGCACATCAGCGTATACATATTACATAGCATAAATCATACCATAGTCTCTTCTAGGCTAAAACATTGCACCAATATGCTAAAACACAGTAGGGCAGCAAAGCATGTCCCATGCTATATGAACTTGTTGCTAATACTATATACTAATTTCAGTGGAAATAGAGCTTTGTGAATGACACCTCctatttcatatttcagaattTAGTGCTTCAtctgttatgttttgttttgttattaaatgAATTTGAGCTTTATAACTACATCGGTGAATGCCAGCAATTAAGGCTTCCACTACAGTTTCTATATGTGTAAATCAAGTATCTCCTTTTCATTATAAATGTTTCCTCATGATTTCATTAACAACAAAAAGTTTGGGAAAAACTTTTGTCACTACAAACTTGTGTTGTCAATCTTTGACATCAGTTATTAACAATGACAGTCTATGACACTTAAGTCTATTCATTGGTAATATAGTCCATAAATTGgtaattcttatttttatataggAAATTTACCCAATAATTTTCACTCAACGTCTCCAAAAGTAAGCCCTCAATTTAAGCAGTTTAGACAACAGCATTCAAAACAAAGGCCCTTCAACACACTTGCACATTAGGTTTCTGCACTAGTCACAAAATGTTCATGTCAAAGGATGCATATGAatatttggatgtgtgtgtactcacatgcCGACCTATAGGGGATGGCGATTTTCCCCTGCACACTACTAATGGCAACTATGTGCCCACTACCTCTTTCCACCATGGATGGAAGAACAGCTAGATAAGcaggaagggaaggagagacagaaaaatgtaagcaacatccttgtgtatgggtgtgcaCTGCTTCTGACAATTTAAGTACTTTGATATAGCAATGTAAGTACTATATAATATAGCATCATAGCTGGATTAACTGTATTGGCTATACATGTTTCAGCCTAGGACCTCAAACATAGCAAGAATTCGCTTCAccagatatttaaaaataaataaataaaagttccaacaaaatgtaaagtttatttACTATTAGGTTCTATTTTTCATTTAGGATTTCATCACTAGCAAACTAGCTAGTGTTTTAAGTGATGGCACATCCTAGGACAGTGAGAGTCGGGCCTGCAAACAAAAACTTCAGCAGGAGAAACAAGCATAACCTACTGAGATCATTtataaatcttttaaattaaTGATGTATTTCAGAAGTCAAGCAACCAGCATCTTTAGTGATCTTTTACTAGGCTATAGTCCTATTCAGACTGCATGTCAatcctttttgtttatttttctgttgcaATAGAATGAGTGTAGAAATACTTTTTATTGCTTAAGACTGACCAATTCATTATATGGTCATTGTtttttatattgcatatataaaATCTACACTTTAAAAAGGTCCCTATTTTTTCATAGCCTATGGCCCAAAATAAGTGCTAAATCTAGCCCTGTATAATATACTGCTGCTTAAATTAATTCCTTTGAGAGTAATAACTGAACACTGTTGAAGGCATTTTCCTCAGGTTACCATATTGTCTGTAGTTGGCCTTTTTAGACATTTTGTGAAGTGTTTCTTCTtatataatcaaatatataGAAGCAAAgtaatatatgtacatatatctCATTACTTAAAATCACTGTTCTGCTACTTTACACACTACATTGAATCAGACACATAATTACACAGGTATTCCACTACAAAGCTACACTGTTACAAGTACAATTAACGATTACCTAGCAAGCAAAATGTACCTTGAGTAAAAGCAACAGGGCCAAAGTAGTTGGTCTCCATGACATCCCTCTGCACTGAGACACGGGTCTCCAGGATGCTGCCACGGTAACTAATGCCTGCGTTGTTAATGAGCACATCCACGTGGCCGTGGCACTTCAGAATCTCTATTGCTGCTCTGGAGACTGTATCCGGGTCGGAGAGGTCAAAGACGACTATGCAGGGTATATAGGTCTGACCACACAAACGGGATCCACTCAGCTTTGAACATTACTGAGCCTTACTGAAAAACTGTGCATAAACACTTTTTCATTATATTCTTAATAGCTTAAAAATATTCACACGTTTTAAATGACACGTATTGAAAATGCAATGTATACAATTAAGGTATAAAATAGACCTTTAGTTGCAagaactgaaaatatatttgttggagaaatggagagagagagctggagagttggggtgtgtctgagagagaaactgtgtgtACCCGTATTTTTCCATCTGTCACGGCTTCCAACTCCTGAACAACCTCCTGCAATCTTTTCTGGTTCCGTCCACACAGGATAAGCCGCGCCCCCGCAGCATGgaacacatgtgcacat
It encodes the following:
- the dhrs7b gene encoding dehydrogenase/reductase SDR family member 7B, with amino-acid sequence MGLSFRQMERSLGVGVGALALGTAGLLLLLKIIQRARGRQNLQDKVVVVTGASSGLGKECAHVFHAAGARLILCGRNQKRLQEVVQELEAVTDGKIRTYIPCIVVFDLSDPDTVSRAAIEILKCHGHVDVLINNAGISYRGSILETRVSVQRDVMETNYFGPVAFTQAVLPSMVERGSGHIVAISSVQGKIAIPYRSAYAASKHAMQAYFDCLRAEVESFGLQVSVISPGYIRTNLSVNAITGDGSKYGVMDRTTAMGWDPEKVAQAVLKAVCYRQKDVLLAGPLPALAVYLRTLWPAAFFSVMASRAKKEQRVKEQ